One window from the genome of Balneola vulgaris DSM 17893 encodes:
- a CDS encoding M28 family peptidase: MIFRTLLSVTILGLLISCTSSTVPKMNPEIQTQDILDHITFLASDSLQGREAGTLHEATAANYIADYFRDFGLEPAGDNETYFQTFTINTAVLNNPHATEDSEGEKRLSKNVVGYLQGTGGGDEYIVIGAHYDHLGLGDHGSLYRGEPRIHNGADDNASGTAGLLELANYFAANKPTKDILFIAFSGEEMGLLGSAHYVESPTIPLDNALAMINMDMIGRMSNNKLLIFGMGTAEDWPEIMEVANTDSLSLNLVKDGTGASDHTSFYYKNIPVLHYFTDTHADYHKPSDDTDYINAEGEALILHHIKRVIEYLDSIQKEQLAFQEAPGEQRQTMRLEGPTLGVLPDYGYDGKGMKITGVTKDRAAELAGVQGGDIIIKIGGEDLDDIYAYMSMLNKLEKGQKTTITVLRDGNELTLDLQL, encoded by the coding sequence ATGATATTTCGCACTTTACTCTCAGTTACTATTCTTGGCTTACTCATTAGTTGTACTTCATCGACTGTGCCGAAGATGAATCCTGAGATTCAAACCCAAGACATCCTTGATCATATTACCTTTTTAGCTTCCGACTCCCTGCAAGGCCGAGAGGCTGGTACCCTTCACGAAGCCACAGCAGCGAATTATATAGCCGATTACTTCCGCGATTTCGGACTTGAACCTGCCGGTGATAATGAGACTTACTTTCAGACCTTCACCATTAACACGGCCGTTCTCAATAACCCACATGCAACCGAAGACAGTGAAGGCGAAAAAAGACTTTCCAAAAATGTAGTAGGCTATTTACAGGGAACCGGAGGCGGTGATGAATACATCGTGATTGGTGCCCATTACGATCATTTAGGCCTGGGTGATCATGGTTCCTTATACCGTGGCGAGCCACGCATTCACAACGGTGCCGATGATAACGCCTCAGGAACGGCTGGACTGCTTGAGCTTGCGAACTACTTCGCTGCCAACAAACCAACTAAAGATATTCTGTTCATCGCATTCTCTGGTGAAGAGATGGGACTTCTCGGCTCTGCCCATTACGTTGAGTCGCCAACCATACCCCTCGATAACGCCTTAGCCATGATCAATATGGATATGATTGGGCGAATGAGTAACAATAAACTCCTCATTTTTGGTATGGGAACAGCCGAAGATTGGCCTGAAATTATGGAAGTGGCTAATACCGATTCATTGAGTTTGAATTTGGTGAAAGACGGAACGGGCGCGAGTGATCACACTAGCTTCTACTATAAAAACATCCCCGTTCTGCACTACTTTACAGATACCCATGCTGATTACCACAAACCTTCGGATGATACCGATTACATCAATGCGGAAGGGGAAGCACTTATATTACACCATATAAAACGAGTCATTGAATACTTAGATAGCATCCAAAAAGAACAACTAGCCTTTCAAGAAGCCCCAGGAGAGCAACGCCAAACTATGCGGCTTGAAGGACCAACTTTAGGGGTGTTACCCGATTACGGCTATGATGGCAAAGGCATGAAAATTACGGGTGTTACCAAAGATCGTGCAGCAGAGCTAGCCGGGGTTCAAGGCGGCGATATCATTATCAAAATTGGTGGAGAAGACCTTGATGATATTTATGCCTACATGAGCATGCTAAACAAGCTTGAGAAGGGACAAAAGACTACCATCACTGTATTGAGAGATGGCAATGAACTCACGTTGGACTTACAACTTTGA
- a CDS encoding DUF6958 family protein encodes MNDEKIVCETPTPGKNSTRIDKWKYEAVRKAILKVVPTEGPGILFKELPQYLEGVLTDEELENLGSLMWYTTTVKLDMEAKGELIRLKGSPQRLIRS; translated from the coding sequence ATGAATGATGAAAAAATTGTTTGTGAAACACCAACGCCGGGTAAAAATTCCACTCGAATTGATAAATGGAAATACGAGGCCGTACGTAAGGCCATACTTAAAGTAGTTCCAACAGAAGGGCCGGGTATACTGTTTAAAGAACTCCCTCAGTATTTAGAGGGAGTTTTAACAGACGAAGAATTGGAGAACCTGGGTTCTCTCATGTGGTATACCACCACCGTGAAACTAGATATGGAAGCAAAAGGGGAGCTTATTAGGCTAAAAGGAAGTCCCCAACGGTTAATTCGAAGCTAA
- a CDS encoding tetratricopeptide repeat protein: MKRLLPFLLLGAVACQNPNMETTLPNDVQAISLLGDTLKTNTVRDLPNRLIVRIDSLKQVAMDNNTPVEAAIWDARLLGYQGEYRDAITLLDKEIEQNPNNAALYRHRGHRYLSTRQFDAAIQDFEKAAELIEGTDDIIEQDGLPNALNQPTSTLHTNIWYHLGLAYYVTGQYEKAQNAYEKCIEASKNNDMKVATQYWYYMTLRKHGQDELAGQVIQGIEEDLEVIENDDYHKLLLVFKGVFDADKILEEGQADALSNATVGYGIGFWHHINGREERAKEVWRGVYDAGNWASFGYIASEAELASN, from the coding sequence ATGAAAAGACTACTACCATTCTTGTTATTGGGTGCCGTGGCGTGCCAAAATCCGAATATGGAAACCACACTCCCTAATGATGTTCAAGCCATTTCCTTACTGGGCGACACGTTAAAAACCAACACCGTCCGAGACCTCCCGAACCGTCTGATTGTTCGCATCGATAGCTTAAAGCAAGTGGCTATGGACAATAACACTCCTGTTGAGGCTGCTATCTGGGATGCACGATTACTTGGATATCAAGGGGAATATCGCGATGCCATTACCCTGTTAGATAAAGAGATTGAGCAGAATCCTAACAACGCTGCACTATATCGGCACCGTGGACACCGCTATTTATCTACGCGCCAATTCGATGCCGCTATTCAGGATTTTGAAAAAGCCGCTGAACTAATTGAAGGCACGGATGATATCATTGAGCAAGATGGTTTACCGAATGCTCTAAATCAGCCTACCAGTACTCTTCATACCAACATTTGGTATCACTTGGGCTTGGCCTACTATGTAACTGGGCAGTATGAAAAAGCTCAAAATGCTTATGAGAAATGTATAGAAGCCAGTAAGAACAACGACATGAAGGTGGCTACTCAATACTGGTACTACATGACTTTGAGAAAGCATGGACAGGATGAACTAGCTGGACAAGTAATCCAAGGTATTGAAGAAGATTTAGAAGTGATTGAAAACGATGACTACCACAAATTGCTGTTGGTATTCAAAGGAGTTTTTGATGCGGATAAAATCTTAGAGGAAGGTCAGGCTGATGCCTTAAGTAATGCCACGGTTGGATACGGTATCGGTTTTTGGCACCATATCAATGGTCGTGAAGAAAGAGCTAAAGAAGTTTGGCGTGGCGTGTATGATGCCGGCAATTGGGCTTCATTTGGTTATATAGCTAGTGAGGCTGAATTAGCTTCGAATTAA
- a CDS encoding M14 family metallopeptidase, whose product MKKRILTLLLLLMVSATAFAQLKSPEEFLGYELGEQWTPHYKVHAYFMHVAENSDLVTYRQYGSTYEGRELSTVVVTTTANHNRLEEIRTNNLKRTGLMEGEPTADKTPIVWLSYNVHGNETSSSEAALKTIYELVTNRQQWLQDVVVIMDPMINPDGRDRYVNWYKTKKGAQFNANPETWEHNEPWPGGRTNHYYFDLNRDWAWQTQKESRARIQWYQQWMPHVHVDFHEQGVNSPYFFAPAARPLHNVISEWQREYQYIIGKNHAKYFDREGWLYFTKESFDLFYPSYGDTWPTYNGAIGMTYEQAGGGRAGLGIRTAEGDTLSLLDRLTHHYTTGLSTVEITAINKDRVIDEFASYFSEAKENGSGDYKSFVVKRNSNPDKVASLLQYLMAQNIEFGQATKSARLDGYDFSDGSTGRVNIEEGDYVITTYQPQGNLVRVLFEPKPELEDSLTYDITSWELHYAYGVDGYAVKGAVEAGPVQETTTPVVSANVNRPYAYLAKWNSIDDLKYLSALLKEGVKVRYAEVPFELDGKKYDSGTLIITRRGNENLGSNFDSIVKNTADNFGRVLTPATTGFVDSGKDFGSSSVRYIKAPKVGIIAGEGTSSQMVGHIWHFFDRQIEYPLNLINRDDLSFIDWHEYDVLIMPSGSYNSVFDERGLDQLKDWIRGGGKLIAVEGANGFLAGKSGFGLKMKRTEREEASDEDKLVKYAEARRLSASGLNAGSIFKLDMDNTHPLAFGYGDSYMSLKLGSRGYEFLDNGWNVGVAKEGAHRSGFVGTDAVKALENTLSFGVQRMGSGRVVYMIDNPMFRAFWHNGKLLFGNAVFLVGN is encoded by the coding sequence ATGAAAAAACGCATTCTAACTCTTCTGCTTCTGCTGATGGTGTCGGCTACAGCGTTTGCTCAATTGAAGTCGCCAGAGGAATTTCTTGGCTACGAATTGGGTGAGCAATGGACCCCTCACTACAAAGTGCATGCTTATTTTATGCATGTTGCAGAAAATTCGGATCTAGTAACCTATAGACAATATGGTAGCACCTATGAAGGCCGAGAGCTTTCAACTGTAGTGGTTACTACTACGGCAAATCACAACCGATTAGAAGAAATTCGAACAAACAACTTAAAACGAACGGGCTTAATGGAAGGCGAGCCAACAGCCGACAAAACCCCCATCGTTTGGTTGAGTTATAACGTTCATGGAAATGAGACTTCTTCAAGTGAAGCCGCACTTAAAACCATTTATGAACTTGTTACAAATAGGCAACAGTGGTTGCAAGATGTAGTGGTAATCATGGATCCAATGATTAACCCTGATGGTCGCGACCGCTACGTTAACTGGTACAAAACCAAAAAAGGCGCTCAGTTTAATGCCAACCCAGAAACGTGGGAGCATAATGAGCCATGGCCTGGCGGACGTACCAATCACTATTACTTCGATTTAAACCGTGATTGGGCGTGGCAAACTCAGAAAGAGTCTAGAGCTCGAATTCAGTGGTACCAGCAGTGGATGCCTCACGTACATGTGGATTTCCACGAACAAGGCGTAAATAGCCCATATTTCTTTGCACCCGCAGCACGACCACTTCATAATGTTATTTCTGAATGGCAACGCGAATACCAATACATCATTGGTAAAAACCATGCGAAGTATTTCGACCGTGAAGGCTGGTTATACTTTACAAAGGAATCGTTTGACTTATTCTACCCTAGCTATGGTGATACTTGGCCAACATACAACGGCGCAATTGGTATGACTTACGAGCAAGCTGGTGGTGGCCGTGCTGGTTTAGGTATCCGTACCGCAGAAGGTGATACCTTAAGCTTATTAGACCGTTTAACGCACCATTACACTACAGGTTTATCAACGGTAGAGATTACGGCGATTAACAAAGACCGTGTGATCGATGAGTTCGCTTCTTATTTCTCAGAAGCAAAAGAAAATGGATCAGGTGATTATAAATCGTTTGTAGTTAAGAGAAATAGCAACCCAGATAAAGTAGCTAGTTTACTGCAGTATCTGATGGCACAGAACATCGAGTTTGGTCAGGCTACAAAAAGTGCACGACTAGATGGCTATGACTTCAGCGATGGCTCAACAGGCCGTGTAAATATTGAGGAAGGTGATTACGTAATTACTACGTATCAGCCACAAGGTAATTTAGTACGTGTGTTATTCGAGCCAAAGCCTGAGCTAGAAGACTCGCTTACTTATGATATTACTTCTTGGGAGCTACATTATGCTTATGGCGTAGACGGCTATGCGGTAAAAGGTGCGGTTGAAGCAGGTCCTGTTCAAGAAACAACTACCCCGGTTGTATCCGCAAATGTAAATCGCCCTTATGCGTATTTAGCAAAGTGGAATTCTATTGATGACCTAAAATACCTTTCAGCTCTTCTTAAAGAAGGTGTAAAAGTGAGATATGCGGAAGTTCCTTTTGAGTTAGATGGCAAGAAGTATGATTCTGGAACATTGATTATCACTCGAAGAGGAAACGAAAATTTAGGTTCCAACTTTGATAGCATTGTTAAAAACACAGCCGATAACTTTGGGCGTGTGTTAACCCCAGCAACAACGGGCTTTGTAGATTCTGGTAAGGACTTCGGTTCTTCATCTGTGCGCTATATCAAAGCACCTAAAGTGGGTATCATTGCGGGTGAAGGCACAAGTTCACAGATGGTAGGTCATATTTGGCATTTCTTTGATCGTCAGATTGAGTACCCATTGAACCTAATTAACCGCGACGATCTATCTTTTATCGATTGGCATGAGTACGATGTGCTGATTATGCCATCGGGTTCATATAACAGTGTATTTGATGAGCGTGGCCTAGATCAATTGAAAGATTGGATTCGTGGTGGCGGTAAGCTTATTGCCGTAGAAGGAGCGAATGGCTTCTTAGCAGGCAAGAGCGGATTCGGCTTAAAAATGAAGCGCACAGAGCGTGAAGAAGCGAGCGATGAAGACAAGCTTGTTAAATATGCAGAAGCGCGTCGCCTATCGGCTTCAGGCCTAAATGCTGGTTCAATCTTCAAGTTAGATATGGACAACACCCACCCATTAGCCTTCGGTTATGGCGATTCTTATATGTCGCTAAAGCTTGGCTCTCGTGGCTATGAGTTCCTCGACAATGGCTGGAATGTAGGTGTGGCTAAAGAAGGTGCTCATCGTAGTGGCTTTGTAGGTACGGATGCCGTGAAAGCTTTAGAGAATACACTTTCATTTGGTGTGCAAAGAATGGGCTCAGGTCGTGTGGTGTACATGATTGATAACCCAATGTTCAGAGCGTTCTGGCACAATGGTAAGCTGCTATTCGGAAACGCAGTGTTCCTAGTAGGTAACTAA
- a CDS encoding nuclear transport factor 2 family protein, whose product MIKNIALLGIVAFVACAPSETEKVEYKTDVQAVLNDWHNAAAEADFERYFGHFENEHSIFMGTDATERWNLTEFKEFSKPYFDRGRAWSFTPVSRYVYLSENGKIAWFDEKLSTPNLGPSRGTGVMVLKDGNWKIAHYNLTVPIPNAIVGDVVEQIEEELTK is encoded by the coding sequence ATGATTAAGAACATCGCACTTTTGGGGATTGTGGCATTTGTTGCCTGTGCACCATCAGAAACAGAGAAAGTAGAATATAAAACCGACGTTCAAGCGGTGTTAAACGATTGGCATAATGCAGCTGCTGAAGCCGATTTCGAGCGCTATTTTGGGCATTTCGAAAATGAACATTCCATTTTTATGGGCACCGACGCCACCGAGCGTTGGAACCTGACCGAGTTTAAAGAATTCAGTAAGCCTTATTTCGACAGAGGACGTGCTTGGAGTTTCACTCCCGTTTCACGCTATGTGTATCTCTCTGAAAACGGCAAAATAGCTTGGTTCGACGAAAAACTGTCTACTCCAAATCTTGGGCCAAGTCGCGGAACCGGCGTAATGGTATTGAAGGATGGTAACTGGAAAATCGCCCATTACAATTTAACAGTACCGATCCCTAACGCTATTGTAGGCGATGTGGTTGAACAAATTGAAGAAGAACTTACTAAGTAA